In the genome of Candidatus Pristimantibacillus lignocellulolyticus, the window GTGACACTGCGATAGTCTCATTCGTTACACTAACAACACCAAGCGTAATAGATTCACCCATACCTAGTGGATTCCCAATAGCTAATACAAACTCTGCTGCCCGCAAGCTTGATGAATCGCCTATCTCAGCTACATCATCAATACCTTTAGCATCTATTTTCAAGACGGCAAGATCCGTAAGCTGATCTAATCCAACTACTTCTGCCTCACGTTTCTCACCAGTCGTTAATACCGCTTGCACGCGTGCTGCACTGTTAACGACATGAAAGTTTGTAATGATATAAGCGTGCGTATCATTCTTCTTAATAATAACGCCAGAGCCTACGCCCGCTTCCTTGTACACAGTACTTTCATCACTTTCAGGATCGACGGCTTTACTATCTAAGCCCAGTGTAAACTTTTGCTCATTAATAATACTTACGACGGCAGGTCGTACCTTATCTGATGCTTGAACGGCACGTTGTGATGGATCAAGACCGGCTATTTCACGATTTGATGGAGAGCCACTACCAAAACCAAATATAACTCCAAATAGTAAGCAAACGACTATAGCGCTTGTAAATGATGAGATTAGTGCAATTTGCAATGTCGATAGCTTACCTACTTTCCAATCACTCAAGAAAGACCCATTCCTGCGCGACTGCTTCCTTACTCCAAAATGCTCCCGTAACGTTTTACGTGAAACTTTAGATGAGTAAAAATCATCATCAAACAAGCTCATACTATAATCGCCCCTCTCCTCTATTCTATATCATACCTACATTTTCCATTAAATAGGAATGTTTTTACGAGATTAGACTACACTAATAATAGACTACTTATCCAACTACATCATTAAATAATAAAATTCCGATAGGGGGCTTATCTCATGCCTACTTCTTATTCACTTGAACATATTCAGTTAGCTGCTCAATTAGCTGACTTGAAGCAAGAACACTACCATACTCTACTTACGATGAATGCATTAATTGCTATTCTAACTTCCAAAGGACTGGTTAACGATGCTGAGCTACAACGAACAATGAGTCGAATCGATCGAACACTTGAACAACTTATTGCAAACCTAGCCCATCCCAAGGCGTCGGTCGATCAGCAAAGGTAGGTCTAAGCGGAAACTCCTCCCGCTTATAAAATATTCCGTTACTCTCAAATATAGAATTAACGGTTAACATTGCTAGATCCATCTGATTATGATCCTGGCTAAGATGCGCCAAATATACACGCTTTGTTCGATCCGTCATTAGTTCTATTAACGCTTCTCCTGCAGCTACATTGGATAAATGACCAACATCGCTAAGTATACGACGCTTAGTATTCCAAGGATAACGACCTACGCGTAGTAATTCAGTATCATGGTTAGATTCTAATACAAGGCAATCGCAGTCAATAATTTGTTGCTTCACCTTTTCACTTACATAGCCTAGGTCAGTAGCAACACCTAATCGTTGTCCATTTTGTTCAAATGTGTAACCTACTGGCTCGGCCGCATCATGAGAAATATTGTACGTATGCACATCCATAGAACCGAACTTTAAACTCTCTCCACTTTCGAACACATTACGTTTCTCTGGACTTATTTTTCCGACATGGCGTTCCAATGCTCCCCATGTCGCTTGGTTTGCATAAATCGGTAGATTATACTTTCTAGCAAATGCACCTAAACCTTTAATATGATCAGAATGCTCATGGGTAACAAGCAGTGCATCAATAGACTGACCACTAATCCCTTGTTGTTTCATTAATTCATCAAGTTTCTTGGCGCTTAAACCGGCATCAATCATTACCGTCTTGTCATTACCTTCTATAATTGTCGCGTTTCCCGTAGATCCGCTCGCTAGTACTGTAAATCGTAATCCCATTGTGCTTAGTTCATATCCCTTCTCCTGGCTGACAGGAGCCTCTATAGCTTGTCCTCCGTATTGTCAGTTAATACCTCTCCACTAATGGCATCAACATAATAAACTTTACTATCATCTAGCATAACACGCCACGCTGGTGTTGCAACCTGAACTTCTGAATCAAATATTTGTCCATAATATCCTAACTGAATATCTACGATAACTGAACCGTTCTCTAGATACGATTCTATTAAGCTAGATACGATTTTTGAAGCAGATAATACTTGCTGTGCTTCACCTGTACCAGTAATTTCTACCCGATCTTGCAAGAACGCCGTAATCTTCAAGTTGC includes:
- a CDS encoding trypsin-like peptidase domain-containing protein, with protein sequence MSLFDDDFYSSKVSRKTLREHFGVRKQSRRNGSFLSDWKVGKLSTLQIALISSFTSAIVVCLLFGVIFGFGSGSPSNREIAGLDPSQRAVQASDKVRPAVVSIINEQKFTLGLDSKAVDPESDESTVYKEAGVGSGVIIKKNDTHAYIITNFHVVNSAARVQAVLTTGEKREAEVVGLDQLTDLAVLKIDAKGIDDVAEIGDSSSLRAAEFVLAIGNPLGMGESITLGVVSVTNETIAVSLNQNGNLDWEQEVIRVDAAINQGNSGGPLIDLSGRVIGINSMKISNYGVESIGYAIPINNVMPIIDQLIEQGYVTRPFLGISMLDLQQYWAQQELDQEAEKDEEGTEGESQLSLPKGVYEGVFITEVQGPALKAELQHNDVIVQLDNTKVNSVRQLRKYLYEHKQVGDEIVIHYYRGKELVKTTAILGENKPN
- a CDS encoding MBL fold metallo-hydrolase, with amino-acid sequence MGLRFTVLASGSTGNATIIEGNDKTVMIDAGLSAKKLDELMKQQGISGQSIDALLVTHEHSDHIKGLGAFARKYNLPIYANQATWGALERHVGKISPEKRNVFESGESLKFGSMDVHTYNISHDAAEPVGYTFEQNGQRLGVATDLGYVSEKVKQQIIDCDCLVLESNHDTELLRVGRYPWNTKRRILSDVGHLSNVAAGEALIELMTDRTKRVYLAHLSQDHNQMDLAMLTVNSIFESNGIFYKREEFPLRPTFADRPTPWDGLGLQ